A stretch of DNA from Catenulispora acidiphila DSM 44928:
CAGATCCGCGACCTGACCGCGATATCCGACCGCAACGGCAACCGAATCACCGTCCTGCGTGACGAGCACGGCACCCCGACCGGGCTCGAACACCCAGCCTACCGCGTCGCTGTCGACACGATCGCGAGCGCGGCCGGCCCACGAGTCAGCGGCCTGCGATTGCTGGGCGCTCGTGAGACCGGCTCGGACATGGTCATGAAGCGCTTCTCCTATGACGGTCAAGGCCGCTTAACTGGTGTGATCAATTCGTCCGACGTGCCGTTCAGTTACGAGTGGAACGACACGGACCGCATCTCGGCTTGGACCGACCAGGCCGGTTACCGCTATGGCTACCACTACGACGCGATAGGCCGGGTCGTCCGCGGCCAGGGCCAGTTCCTCGCTGGATCGTTCACCTACGACCCAGCGCACCGCACGACTGTCCATACCAATTCATTGGGTCACGTGACCACGTTCGTCTACGACGAAAACGGCCACGTATGCTCCGAGACTGATGCGCTGGGTCACACCACACTTACCGAGACCGACCGCTACGGCATGATCCTGTCCCGGACCGACGCCCTCGGTACCCGCACCACGCTGGTCAGGGACGAAGCGGGCAACGTCCGAAGGCTCGTCGCGACTGATGGCGCGACTGCCGAGCTCGAGTACAACCACCTCCACCAGGTCGTCGCAGCCACCGGGCGGGGCGGCGCGACTTGGCGACGTGCCCATGACGACCGGGGCAACCTGGTGTCCGCGACCGACCCGGCCGGGGGTGTCACCGAGTTCGAATACACCGCCGAGGGCGTGCTAGCCGCGACCACGGACCCGTTGGGCGCCGTAACCCGGTTCACAACGGACGCCGCTGGCTTGCCCGTAACGGTTCTGGACGCCGTCGGCAGTCTGACGCGCGTCGAGCGAGACTTCGCCGGCCGGGTGGTGCGATTGACCGACCCGATGGGTGCTGTGACCGCCTTCGAGTGGAACGCCGAGGGCCTGCCAGTATCCAGGACGCTGCCGGACGGCGCCCGAACCACCTGGCGGCACGACGATGGCGGTCGTCTGCTGGAAGTCGTTGACGCCATCGGCGCGACTACAAGGTTCGAACCGGGCCCCATGGAGACGTTGACCGCTCGCACCGGTCCGGACGGCGTGCGGCACAACTTCACCTACGACAGCGAACTGAAGCTCGTCGCGGTCACCAATCCTCATGGTGCGGCCTGGACGTACACCTACGACGCAGCCGGGCGCCTGACCGGCGAGAGCGACTTCATCGGCCGCCGTCTCGGTTACGAATATGACGTCGCGGGACGCCTGTGCGCGCGGATCACTGGAACCGGTCAACGTCTGACCCTCGATCGCGACGCCACAGGCCGAATCGTGGCGCGCCACACGCCGGAAGGCGACTACGGCTACACCTACGACAGCGCCGGACGCCTCGTGGTTGCCACCGGCCCGAACTCCGAGCTGTCCTACGAATACGACACACTGGGCCGACTCCTCGCCACCACCACTGACGACCGCACAATGCGGTACAGCTACGACCTGGCTGGCCGACTCATCCGCCGCACGACTGCCTCAGGCGTCGAGTCGACATGGACATACGACTCGGCTGGCCGTGCGGTCGGGCTCGATACCGGCGGCGACCGGCTGGAGTTCGGATTCGATGCGTCGGGCCGGGAGATCGAGCGGCTCATCGGCTCCGAGGTCTGGCTCACTCGGAGCTATGACGTGGTCGGTCGGCCGATCGCCCAGAGCGTCGGCCGCGGCAGACGCCACCACGACCAGGCGGCCCAGACGGACCTCATAATCGCAGGCAGCAGAACTGGGAAAGCTGTACAGGAAGTTCTCCAGCGCAGCTGGGTCTGGCGGCAGGACGGCGTACCCGAAGAAATCAGGGACAGCCTGCGCGGCACCAGTCGCATCGCTTCCGATGCCGCCGGGCGCGTCACCGCAATCAGCGCCCACAGTTGGAGCGAGTCCTACGCGTATGACGCGTTCGGCAACCTCACCGTCCAGGACGATGCCGCGGGCCCACTAAACCTCCCTGCTACCGCTGCGGGAGAGGGAGCCGGTTTCGCAACCAGAACCCTTATTCGCCGCTCGGCCCGAGCCCGGTACGAGCACGACCAGGCAGGCCGGCTGACCAGGAGCGTACGTCGGACGCTTGATGGGCGCAGCAAGGTAACCCAGTACGTCTGGGACTCCGAAGACCGGCTGGTTCACGTGATCACCCCGGAAAACGGCACCTGGCACTACTCCTACGATCCGCTCGGGCGACGCACCGCGAAGACCAGGTTCGCCGACGATGGAACGGTGGTCGATCGGGTCACCTTCTTGTGGGACGGCCCGCGCCTGGCTGAGCAGAGCGTACAAGGCCCCGAAAGTTTCACCGTGACCCTCACCTGGGACTACGACCCGGGTACGTTCCGCCCTGCCACACAACGCCGCCGCAACCGCCTGGGCGACGCCGACCAGACCGTCATCGACGAGGCCTTCCACGCCATCGTCGCCGACCTGGTCGGCTCGCCCACCGAGCTCGTCACCCCCGACGGGCGTGTCGTCTGGCACACCACCACGTCGTTGTGGGGGCGCACTATAGGCACTTCCGCCGAATCCGGTGTGGACTGCCCGCTGCGCTTTCCCGGTCAATATCACGACGACGAATCCGGCCTGCACTACAACCTGAACCGCTACTACGACTCGGAAACCGCGGCATACCTGACCCCGGACCCGCTGGGGCTGGTACCCGCTCCCAACGACCACGCCTATGTGCCGAATCCTCTGACCGTCTCCGACCCGCTTGGGCTCAGCTACGAAGGTCCCAACGGGCAGACGATGTATCCGAACAACATGCCCGGCACCTTGGACACCGAACTTGCCCAGGCTGACCGTCTCGGAGTCGTGGTATCTTCGCCCGGTACGTCCGAATTCGACTCCGCCATCGCTTCAGGAACAGTGAAATGGGCCGTGAAGGACGACGGAAGCATCGTCGTGATGCCGAAGTTCGTAAACGGGCAGGAGATATCCCACTCGGTCCTGACCCGCGGGGCGTCTGTTCAAGCCGCTGGAGAAGCCGAGATAGCCGGTTCAGGAGCCGATGGCTACTTCGGCCTCGATATCAACGACCACAGCGGACACTTCTTCGAACCTGGATGGAATGTGGCCAGTATCGGTAAAGACGCGTTCTCGGGAGCGGGGGTCCTGTTCCCATGACCGACCTCGATCGGCTGGCCAGCCTGACCGCGACCGAGCTGTCAAGCCTGCTCACCGCTTCGGAATCCGCGCCTGTCGACAAGCACGGCGGCGACTGGCTCGCGATCGTCCAACTGCTGACCGCGCGCCTGACGGAAGAAGGCGGCACCCTGACGGCCGAGGAGCTGAATCTCGGTGCGACAGCGCTGGACGTCGCACTCGACAGCGCCGAACAGGCTGGCGTCATCGATCGAAACGAAGCGGCGATCCGCCGTCTGAATCTGATGTCGGTACTACTCAGGCTCCGCGGACCGAACCCCGATGTAGCGCTTCTGAACCCTCAGCGAATGTACGGCCTGTTTTCCACAGCAGTGCCACTGTCCGCAGCGCAGATACGGGAAGTCCCCCCAAACTGGCGCGCCTTGGATGTCGACACCATCCGCCGGCTACGGCTGGTGAAAAATCTGGTAGTTCCCCTGCTGGGAGTAAAATCCATCCTGGAACAGGCAGGCTTTGCCGATAATCTGGCAGTGTGGGAAGACGCGTTGCCGCGACTCCCATGAACGCGGTGCCGATCAGGAAGTAAGCCCACTGGTACTCGGATGCCGTGTCGCTGGTTTCCAAAGATGGTTGCGGCCTCGCGACGGCATACGCTGATGGCATGAGGACGGACGCGGTCGTCGAGTTGCAGTCTCAGTTGCATTTGCGACAGTTGCGCGGAGTCGCAGAGGTCGACTGGCTTCCCACGCGACGAGAATCAGGCGGCGCCAGCGATCTTTCGCAGCCGTCGCAACAGCACTCGACAAAACTCGAAAGCGTGTGAGGTGCAAGCCTCCGTGGGTTCAAATCCCACCGTCACCACCCCTAGAACGGCCCTTGAGCTGCGGAAACGCAACTCAGGGGTCTTCTTTCTTTGCGGGAAGTTCTAGGATTCCGAAACCTGGGTTGCATTCCGGGTTGCAGTTTGTGCGCCTGACCACGCTCAGCAAAAGCGTGTGAGGTGGGCCCGTAAGACGCCCAGACCCACACCAAACTGACCGACCTGCCCAGCCATCCCAGACGTCGTCGCAGTCCTCGGCTCCCTAGGAACGCTGTGCGGACAGCTGCGGGAAGGATGACAGATCAAGAAACTCCCATCGCCGATTCTGCGGCCGGGGCGGCGCAGGACCTGTCCGGCCCCCTGTCGCCAAGGCAATAAGGACTCTGGTTAGTCGGCCGGACCTGCGCAGTCCCCTAACGCCGCACCCGAGGCCGCGGTGTCCGGGACCGCTGTCGCCACCGGCGCCGAACGCGCCGCCGCCACGCAGACCGCGCAGACCGCGCAGACCGGAACGGTCGAGCGGCTGCATCGGCAGGGCTCAACAGTTCCATGCCGTGGCGACAACCAAGCTGCCTCAGCCGTCACTGTGAGAATCTTCCGATCGCCTTAGCAACCACAGGCGCGGCCCGCGCGTCGTGAGTGGCGAGAACATTGTGTAGGCCCAAAGGGGGAACTGCGGTGGGGAACAAGTTCGCTGGGGCGGCGGTCGCCGGGTCGCTGCTGCTGCTGACCGGATGCGCGAGTACAGCTGTCAGCAGCGAAGCCGCCGCTCCCAGCCCGACCTCGTCTGCTGTCGAGACTCCGACAGCGGTGTCCTCGGCTGCGACCACCACGCCGTCGGCAGCGACCACCACGCCGTCGGCCGCGCCCACGACGGCGTCCTCGCCGACGACGGCGTCCTCGACCGCCCGTGGGCCGAGCACCGCGGCTGCGAAGCCGAGCACGCCTGCCGCGCCGACCACGTCCCCGAGCCAGTCGACCGGGACGGTCACGCTGCCCTCCATCTCCTCGGTGTCACCGAAGGACGGCTCTAAGGTCGGTGTCGCGATGCCGGTCCGCGTCGACTTCGCCTCTACGGTGCCGTCGACGAACCGCGCGGCGATCGAGAAGTCGATGAAGGTCACGACGACGCCGCACGTTGACGGCGCGTGGTCCTGGCTCGACTCGAACACCGTCGACTTCCGCCCGCAGGGCTTCTGGCCGGCCGGCACCAAGGTCTCCGTCCAGTTCGGCTCGACCGACCGCAAGCTGGACTTCACCATCGGCGCCGACCACGAGATCGTCGTCAACGCGGCGACGCACAAGATGAACGTCTACGAGAACGGCGCGTTGGTCAAGACACTGGCCAGCGGCACGGGCAAGACGGGCTGGGAAACCTACAGCGGCACGATGGCCGTCGAGGACATGGTCCCGCACATCGAGATGACCTCGTGCGCCATCGGCATCCAATGCACCAAGGGCGGGCCAGGCTGGTACGACCTCCAGACGTACCATGACCTGCAACTCACCGACAGCGGCACCTTCATCCACTCAGCATGGTGGGACGATTCACTGGGCAAGGCGAACGTCTCACACGGCTGCATCCACCTCTCGGAAGCCGACGCAGCAGTGCTGTGGAACATTGTCCAGGTCGGGGACCCGGTGACGGTCAAGGGCACCAGCAAGAAGGTGAGCCAGTCCAACGGCTACGCCGACTACACGCTGTCGTGGTCGCAATGGCTGTCCAACTCCGCCACCGGCATCCAGGTGTTCTGACCCGCTGTCCTGGGCGGGTCACCCAACCCCACTGCCGGACGAACGACCCGCGATCGGTAGGTAGCAATCACGGCTACGAAGGTTCGATGGGTTGCATTCCGGGTTGCATTCCGGGTTGCATTCCGAAGTTCACGCGCACGTCGCAGAGCTCGGCCCAATCGCATGATTCCGCCACGCCGCAGGTCAGTACACATATGCGAGACCTGCGACACCTCCTCCCGGGGCTCGAAAGCGTGTGAGGTGCAAGCCTCCGTGGGTTCAAATCCCACCGTCACCGCTGGTGAAGGGCGGCAACCGGTTGACTCGGTTACCGCCCTTTCGGCATGGGGTCTCAGATGCGGTCCCCGCGTCAGTCTTTTCCTTTACCTGGTTCTCTTGATGTGACGACGCGCCAGCTACCCCGTGACGCACGCACCCCCCGTGCTGCTGACCGCTCGTGCGTCACCTCGCGACCATCGCCGTTGGTCTGCATGTCGCCGAATCTTCGTTCGACGTCTCTACTCTGGCGGCATGGTTACTGCCGGAGTCCTGGTGGCTCTGTTGGGTATCTGCTTGCTCATCGCGAGCGGCACGTCGCTGGCGCTCAAGATGGGTTCGAATCGGGCGCGCCGGCTTGTCGAGGGGACGGCGATCGTTCCCATTGGCACGTTGCGGGCCGGCGTGCGGCGGGTGGCGGTGCTGGGCACGGTCGGTTTCGGCCTGGGGGGTCCGGTTCGGGCGCCGGTCAGTGAGGTCGAGTGCGCCTGGTATCGCATCCAGCTGGTTCGCTCGCCTAGCCGTAGCAAGGACGAGAGTCCGCCGCCCGAGGACGTGCTTTTCACC
This window harbors:
- a CDS encoding DUF6531 domain-containing protein, coding for MARPSGWDILGLDGDPTPGVVESVQALAKEFGDFAHDVEAAYRSLNSFGSDTAALEWVGQTAEAFKGKYGPLPGRLQKLYTSYSEASDALSAYWPLLQAAQTKADTALRQAQDAHADLQRATTSATNAATDLKTAQQNHAATPNPQAVTDAQTAHDTAQTNLNNAKAQMAALTEQANDAYNDRINAAKTCGSALHHAQSDGIHNKSWWQHVGEDLSTWGGEIGKIAGELAPVLDIIALATSWIPGVDVVTAALAEADNIVALAGTAMATIGDAMQGHWGDALLGAGMLALTFVGARAFGSEAEAVEGEAGGLEGEAGALEGEEGAAARTAEGNEPANIADDPVDVVSGWMLTDACDLELPGVLPVVLRRAYASGYTTGRLFGPGWSSTLDQRLSINEAGIHFAGDDAQRLDYSIPNGDEELLPERGSRWPLIWDRELDEIRITDPWSGQTRHFSTVHFNSELGQIRDLTAISDRNGNRITVLRDEHGTPTGLEHPAYRVAVDTIASAAGPRVSGLRLLGARETGSDMVMKRFSYDGQGRLTGVINSSDVPFSYEWNDTDRISAWTDQAGYRYGYHYDAIGRVVRGQGQFLAGSFTYDPAHRTTVHTNSLGHVTTFVYDENGHVCSETDALGHTTLTETDRYGMILSRTDALGTRTTLVRDEAGNVRRLVATDGATAELEYNHLHQVVAATGRGGATWRRAHDDRGNLVSATDPAGGVTEFEYTAEGVLAATTDPLGAVTRFTTDAAGLPVTVLDAVGSLTRVERDFAGRVVRLTDPMGAVTAFEWNAEGLPVSRTLPDGARTTWRHDDGGRLLEVVDAIGATTRFEPGPMETLTARTGPDGVRHNFTYDSELKLVAVTNPHGAAWTYTYDAAGRLTGESDFIGRRLGYEYDVAGRLCARITGTGQRLTLDRDATGRIVARHTPEGDYGYTYDSAGRLVVATGPNSELSYEYDTLGRLLATTTDDRTMRYSYDLAGRLIRRTTASGVESTWTYDSAGRAVGLDTGGDRLEFGFDASGREIERLIGSEVWLTRSYDVVGRPIAQSVGRGRRHHDQAAQTDLIIAGSRTGKAVQEVLQRSWVWRQDGVPEEIRDSLRGTSRIASDAAGRVTAISAHSWSESYAYDAFGNLTVQDDAAGPLNLPATAAGEGAGFATRTLIRRSARARYEHDQAGRLTRSVRRTLDGRSKVTQYVWDSEDRLVHVITPENGTWHYSYDPLGRRTAKTRFADDGTVVDRVTFLWDGPRLAEQSVQGPESFTVTLTWDYDPGTFRPATQRRRNRLGDADQTVIDEAFHAIVADLVGSPTELVTPDGRVVWHTTTSLWGRTIGTSAESGVDCPLRFPGQYHDDESGLHYNLNRYYDSETAAYLTPDPLGLVPAPNDHAYVPNPLTVSDPLGLSYEGPNGQTMYPNNMPGTLDTELAQADRLGVVVSSPGTSEFDSAIASGTVKWAVKDDGSIVVMPKFVNGQEISHSVLTRGASVQAAGEAEIAGSGADGYFGLDINDHSGHFFEPGWNVASIGKDAFSGAGVLFP
- a CDS encoding L,D-transpeptidase, whose translation is MSPKDGSKVGVAMPVRVDFASTVPSTNRAAIEKSMKVTTTPHVDGAWSWLDSNTVDFRPQGFWPAGTKVSVQFGSTDRKLDFTIGADHEIVVNAATHKMNVYENGALVKTLASGTGKTGWETYSGTMAVEDMVPHIEMTSCAIGIQCTKGGPGWYDLQTYHDLQLTDSGTFIHSAWWDDSLGKANVSHGCIHLSEADAAVLWNIVQVGDPVTVKGTSKKVSQSNGYADYTLSWSQWLSNSATGIQVF